The Nitrospirota bacterium genome window below encodes:
- a CDS encoding PhzF family phenazine biosynthesis protein: MPERHQLKFYQADVFTSLPFGGNPVAVFPEAQGLDDDQLQQIAREMNLSETVFVLPPTDPAAVVRLRIFTPTQEIPFAGHPVLGTFYVLAQLGLIAITDGVTRVMQECNIGLFPVEIHAQEGLITRVVMTQPKPLFLGSVEDSDDLFDIAKALGLSKNQITDTNRPVMVVSTGLPVLIVPVRTLTAVRSIVPDAAAIIEVCGRVGANGIMVFTSVTVEDHATVHTRMFAPSIGILEDPATGSASGAMGAYLVHNGLVEVGPMTELIVEQGYEIARPSRILVQVESEDDAIQTVKVGGQCVMVVKGTLAF; this comes from the coding sequence ATGCCTGAGCGACACCAGCTCAAATTTTATCAAGCCGATGTTTTTACTTCGCTGCCGTTCGGCGGGAACCCGGTTGCGGTTTTCCCCGAAGCGCAGGGTCTCGACGATGATCAATTGCAGCAGATCGCCCGGGAGATGAATCTCTCCGAGACGGTCTTCGTGTTGCCGCCGACGGACCCTGCGGCCGTTGTGCGCCTCAGAATTTTCACCCCGACACAGGAGATTCCCTTTGCCGGTCATCCAGTGCTGGGGACCTTTTACGTCTTGGCCCAGCTCGGGCTGATTGCCATCACCGATGGCGTGACTCGCGTGATGCAGGAATGCAATATCGGCCTCTTTCCCGTCGAGATCCATGCGCAAGAGGGGCTAATTACCCGGGTGGTGATGACCCAGCCGAAACCGCTGTTTCTCGGGTCGGTGGAGGATTCGGACGATCTGTTCGACATTGCAAAGGCTCTGGGCCTGTCGAAAAACCAGATCACCGATACGAATCGGCCGGTGATGGTGGTCTCGACCGGACTACCGGTCTTGATTGTGCCGGTGCGGACCCTCACGGCCGTGAGGTCGATCGTGCCGGACGCTGCGGCGATTATCGAGGTCTGTGGGCGGGTCGGCGCCAACGGCATTATGGTCTTTACGAGCGTAACGGTGGAGGACCATGCGACAGTGCATACGAGAATGTTTGCGCCTTCGATCGGCATCCTGGAAGATCCTGCCACAGGGAGCGCCAGCGGAGCGATGGGCGCTTATTTGGTCCATAATGGGCTGGTGGAAGTGGGGCCGATGACGGAACTCATCGTCGAGCAGGGCTATGAGATCGCTCGTCCGTCCCGCATCCTGGTCCAAGTGGAATCGGAGGACGACGCGATCCAGACGGTGAAGGTGGGGGGGCAATGTGTGATGGTGGTCAAGGGCACATTGGCCTTTTAA
- a CDS encoding radical SAM protein, which translates to MSSSGLVQIQGLAPIKQEDRKQSKVMLLFPPEWVPTAPYLALPSLTAVLREAGHKVVQRDINIEMYDHFFTMEFLIWVKARLGMQLKPLQDKEKAGTLTEQQAHQKSVVEQAYAVDVFDLAERAEDAKLIVRGERFYQAEKLEGALNCFREVMHYISAAYYPASIVFYPMESNLGYRPGVSKEVFACLDDEQVNVYRDICNQLVMPAVAKEKPDVVGISIGTQMQLLAGLTFCKMIKETFPHIHVVVGGNVITRLQEELPNQERFFTELFDSAILYEGEHALLWLIEALNGERLIASVPNLMYRDESGLHRNLEVYTEKTTSLPLPDFEGLPLEKYFVPELIIPYLATRGCYWGRCTFCDHGQGYFDQYRGVPAQQVIEQIKTLRDKYHCKHFLFSDESYPPALFKKVSQLLVEQNVGIKWTTLIRFEETLQDQEIWDLAAKAGCCTLYYGMESANERVLNLMDKHAKKSVIQNNLHQAAKAGIWNHVMAFYGFPGETRDEALETRQFVIDNQPVIHSVELFYFVAYRHTPMVRNPEKFGITIHKQEDYDLPLDYYYTLNDPSTLSCMDAMQLCEEFYKNDFQPWAVRVNSREHVFLYISKFGTNQLPQIYAQQTQILGSPDGVSGLVTWPVAQSEGDEVMARVTSHDAG; encoded by the coding sequence ATGAGTAGCTCAGGACTCGTACAAATCCAAGGCTTGGCTCCGATCAAGCAAGAGGATCGGAAGCAGTCGAAGGTCATGCTGCTGTTCCCACCTGAGTGGGTGCCGACGGCTCCCTATCTGGCCTTGCCTTCGTTGACGGCGGTACTCCGCGAAGCGGGCCACAAGGTTGTGCAGCGCGACATCAATATCGAGATGTACGACCATTTCTTCACGATGGAGTTCCTGATCTGGGTGAAGGCCCGGCTAGGGATGCAGCTCAAGCCCCTTCAAGATAAAGAGAAGGCCGGGACCCTGACCGAGCAGCAGGCGCATCAGAAATCCGTGGTGGAGCAGGCCTATGCGGTGGATGTGTTCGATCTGGCGGAGCGGGCCGAGGATGCCAAGCTGATCGTGCGGGGCGAGCGGTTCTATCAGGCTGAGAAGCTGGAAGGGGCGCTGAACTGCTTCCGCGAGGTGATGCATTACATTTCCGCTGCCTATTATCCCGCCTCGATCGTGTTCTATCCGATGGAAAGCAACCTGGGCTATCGGCCCGGCGTCTCGAAAGAGGTCTTTGCCTGTCTGGACGATGAACAGGTGAACGTCTATCGGGATATCTGCAACCAGTTGGTGATGCCGGCTGTGGCGAAAGAGAAGCCGGACGTGGTCGGGATCTCGATCGGGACTCAGATGCAGCTGCTGGCTGGCCTGACGTTCTGCAAGATGATCAAGGAGACCTTCCCCCACATCCATGTGGTGGTGGGGGGCAATGTCATCACGAGATTGCAGGAAGAGCTGCCGAACCAGGAACGGTTCTTCACAGAGCTCTTCGACTCGGCCATCCTCTATGAAGGGGAACATGCGCTGCTTTGGTTGATTGAGGCCTTGAACGGGGAGCGGCTTATCGCCTCCGTGCCTAACTTGATGTATCGCGATGAGTCAGGCCTCCACCGGAATCTGGAAGTCTATACGGAGAAGACGACGTCGCTGCCTCTGCCGGACTTCGAGGGGCTGCCGCTGGAGAAATACTTCGTGCCGGAGCTGATCATTCCCTACCTCGCGACGCGCGGCTGCTATTGGGGCCGCTGCACGTTCTGCGACCATGGCCAGGGCTACTTCGATCAATATCGCGGTGTGCCGGCTCAGCAAGTGATCGAGCAGATCAAGACGCTGCGGGACAAGTACCACTGTAAGCACTTCCTCTTTTCTGATGAGTCGTACCCGCCGGCCCTGTTCAAGAAGGTGTCGCAACTCTTGGTCGAGCAGAACGTCGGGATCAAGTGGACGACGCTGATCCGGTTCGAAGAAACGCTGCAAGACCAGGAGATCTGGGACCTGGCGGCGAAGGCCGGCTGCTGCACCCTCTATTACGGGATGGAGTCGGCGAACGAGCGGGTGCTGAACCTCATGGACAAGCATGCCAAGAAGAGCGTGATCCAGAACAACCTCCATCAGGCGGCCAAGGCGGGGATCTGGAACCATGTGATGGCTTTCTATGGCTTCCCAGGCGAGACGAGGGACGAGGCGCTGGAGACCCGCCAGTTCGTCATCGACAACCAGCCGGTGATCCATTCGGTGGAGCTCTTCTACTTTGTGGCCTATCGCCATACGCCGATGGTGCGGAACCCGGAGAAGTTCGGCATTACGATCCACAAGCAAGAGGACTACGATCTGCCCCTGGACTATTACTACACGTTGAACGATCCGAGCACGCTCTCCTGTATGGATGCGATGCAGCTCTGCGAAGAATTCTACAAGAACGACTTCCAGCCCTGGGCCGTGCGGGTGAATTCCCGCGAGCACGTTTTCCTCTACATCTCCAAGTTCGGGACGAACCAGCTGCCGCAGATCTATGCCCAGCAGACGCAGATCCTTGGCTCGCCGGACGGTGTGTCAGGCCTGGTTACCTGGCCGGTGGCACAGTCGGAGGGGGATGAAGTTATGGCCAGAGTCACGAGCCACGATGCGGGTTAG
- a CDS encoding medium chain dehydrogenase/reductase family protein has protein sequence MKHTRIIVNHYGGPEELRVIEEECPEPKDGEVRVRVLAAGVSLPDLMMREGIHPETPPLPFTPGWDLVGAVDRLGDGISGIEPGQIVAALPISGAYAEFVCLPQRELVPVPSGLDAAEAVSLILNYVTAYQMLHRSAHVRPGQRVLIHGAAGGVGSASLQLGRLAGLEMYGTCSSRGASVVSNLGAIPIDYERQDFVKEIHRLTSEGVDVVFDSIGGTHIWRSRKALRSGGTVVAYGLTGSLRGGRLASGHSGGRHRFRGIAIFGLYIAGGWLFPGRKRVVPYSIQWLKRLRLALFRQDLIALLDLLQQRKIKPLIARRFPLTEARQAHELLGTGGVTGKIVLVRNGSSLESGAA, from the coding sequence GTGAAACACACGCGCATTATCGTCAATCACTACGGCGGTCCCGAAGAACTTCGGGTGATTGAAGAAGAGTGCCCCGAGCCGAAGGACGGTGAAGTGCGGGTGAGAGTGCTGGCCGCGGGTGTCTCCTTGCCCGACCTGATGATGCGCGAGGGCATTCATCCCGAGACGCCCCCGCTGCCCTTCACGCCGGGATGGGATCTGGTGGGCGCGGTGGATCGGCTCGGCGACGGTATCTCTGGAATCGAACCAGGCCAAATCGTTGCCGCGCTGCCGATCAGCGGTGCGTACGCAGAGTTCGTCTGCCTGCCGCAACGTGAACTGGTTCCGGTGCCATCTGGGCTGGACGCCGCTGAAGCTGTCAGCCTCATTCTGAACTACGTCACGGCGTACCAGATGCTGCATCGTTCGGCTCACGTCAGACCGGGCCAGCGCGTATTGATTCACGGCGCGGCAGGTGGGGTTGGCTCGGCATCCTTGCAGCTTGGGCGCCTGGCCGGACTGGAGATGTACGGTACCTGTTCATCGCGAGGGGCGTCGGTCGTTTCCAACCTGGGCGCTATCCCAATTGATTACGAGCGTCAGGACTTCGTGAAAGAAATTCATCGCCTCACGAGCGAGGGCGTGGACGTTGTCTTTGACAGCATCGGTGGCACGCATATCTGGCGTTCCCGCAAGGCTCTGCGTTCTGGCGGGACGGTCGTGGCCTATGGCCTTACTGGCTCGCTACGTGGAGGACGATTGGCTTCAGGTCATTCAGGTGGGCGTCACCGCTTTCGCGGAATCGCCATCTTCGGGTTATATATTGCCGGTGGCTGGCTTTTCCCGGGCAGAAAACGGGTGGTCCCCTACAGCATCCAGTGGCTTAAACGACTGAGACTGGCATTGTTTCGGCAGGATTTGATCGCTCTACTTGACCTCCTTCAACAGCGAAAGATCAAGCCTCTGATCGCGCGGCGATTTCCCCTTACCGAGGCAAGACAGGCGCACGAGTTGCTCGGGACGGGAGGCGTCACAGGCAAGATCGTGCTCGTGCGCAACGGATCGTCGCTTGAATCAGGAGCGGCGTAA
- a CDS encoding methyltransferase domain-containing protein — translation MNWDEKYQKGEVLWDKGAPAPAMKQYLARHPVRGRALVPGCGRGHEVALAVEQGLDATGLDIAPTGIAEARAKYPHLAERFVTGSLFDPPEAMRGAYDVVLEHTCMSGLPPSLRADYRRGIDLTLRRGGLLIGVWFINPALGPGEVGPPFPFSEADLTALFAKDYDIVEDYVPDVAFPGREGRERVRVLRRVTGN, via the coding sequence ATGAACTGGGATGAAAAATATCAAAAAGGCGAGGTGCTCTGGGATAAAGGCGCCCCGGCTCCGGCGATGAAGCAGTATCTGGCGCGTCATCCGGTGCGTGGGCGTGCGCTGGTGCCTGGCTGCGGCCGCGGGCATGAGGTGGCGCTAGCGGTGGAGCAGGGGCTGGATGCAACGGGGCTGGACATCGCGCCGACTGGGATCGCGGAGGCGCGCGCGAAGTATCCCCATCTGGCGGAGCGCTTCGTGACGGGAAGTTTGTTTGATCCGCCGGAGGCCATGCGCGGCGCCTATGATGTAGTGCTGGAACATACCTGCATGAGCGGGCTGCCTCCGTCGCTTCGCGCCGATTACCGGCGTGGCATCGATCTCACGCTGCGTCGTGGAGGCTTGCTGATCGGGGTCTGGTTCATTAATCCGGCGCTCGGCCCTGGTGAAGTGGGGCCTCCCTTCCCTTTCAGCGAGGCTGATCTAACAGCGCTCTTTGCAAAGGACTACGACATCGTCGAGGATTATGTGCCGGATGTGGCCTTTCCCGGTCGCGAAGGCCGGGAGCGGGTGCGCGTACTGCGCCGCGTGACGGGAAACTAG
- a CDS encoding radical SAM protein, translating to MRIEYSKGERASKELILLQRQASEASSGRKMKVMLIFPPDWFPSEPYLSLPSLTAVLRQAGHTVIQKDINLEMWDWYFSEDFLKRVLRRVPQQLDRLRKLSKKRDLSDAEMDLQLSLCDLSRQRIDELIKKAEKAKAIIRGEVFYEIDQLEWAINVFREVTSVISMVYAPARICMPPMETDLSYKVFVSSEVMDAVNDTQVNIYRDVFEQLVKPAIEEEQPDVIGISIVLQQQMFSSMTFCALIKQHFPHIHLTIGGNTVTRLRDVLPQSPLFQYFDSAVVYEGETAFVQLVSAVGAKRSLADVPNTIYKDETGVHVSATSYAEDMHALPPPDFDGLPLEKYFVPTKILPYLATRGCYWGRCEFCDHGEGYTAGYRTKKIQDILGEIRHLRDKYGAKHFHFTDESYPPALFRKLARGLIETKMDIVWTTHMRFEKSLLEDQVWQDAKDSGCKYLHFGYESGNERVLKLMDKATTTEIMTKHLELTAKAGIWNHCMGFFGFPGETKEEAWSSVEFLEQNKDHVHSLGFGTFDLGRHNPVAKNPEKWGVTAYKNSEWDLALDYYYTVKNGMSIEEAERVFEQFERNHNPGWDLRLFIREYIFLYIAKFGLEKLQDLQFKAAKIVSVAPSLAGKM from the coding sequence ATGCGCATTGAGTATTCGAAGGGCGAACGGGCCTCCAAAGAGCTGATTCTGCTCCAGCGGCAAGCTTCCGAAGCCAGCAGCGGCCGGAAGATGAAGGTCATGTTGATCTTCCCGCCGGACTGGTTCCCCTCTGAACCCTATCTCAGCCTTCCCTCCCTTACCGCCGTCCTTCGTCAGGCCGGCCATACTGTTATCCAAAAAGACATCAACCTCGAAATGTGGGACTGGTACTTCAGCGAGGACTTCCTCAAGAGGGTCCTGCGCCGGGTGCCGCAGCAGCTCGACCGACTCCGCAAGCTCTCGAAGAAGCGCGACCTGAGTGACGCCGAGATGGATTTGCAGCTCTCCCTCTGTGATTTGAGCCGCCAGCGGATCGATGAATTGATCAAGAAAGCGGAGAAGGCCAAGGCGATCATCCGAGGGGAAGTCTTTTACGAAATCGATCAGTTAGAGTGGGCTATCAATGTCTTCCGTGAGGTTACGTCCGTTATCTCGATGGTCTATGCCCCGGCGCGGATCTGCATGCCGCCGATGGAGACGGATCTGTCCTATAAGGTCTTCGTCTCCTCCGAGGTCATGGACGCGGTGAACGATACCCAGGTGAATATCTATCGCGATGTGTTCGAGCAGCTGGTGAAGCCGGCCATCGAAGAAGAACAGCCGGACGTGATCGGCATCTCAATCGTCTTGCAGCAGCAGATGTTCTCCTCCATGACCTTCTGCGCCCTGATTAAGCAGCACTTCCCCCATATCCATCTGACGATCGGCGGGAACACGGTCACGCGCCTGCGCGATGTGCTGCCCCAGTCGCCTCTGTTCCAATATTTCGATAGCGCTGTGGTCTATGAAGGGGAGACGGCTTTCGTGCAGCTGGTGTCGGCTGTGGGGGCTAAGCGGAGCCTGGCGGACGTGCCCAATACGATCTACAAGGACGAGACCGGCGTCCATGTGTCTGCCACGAGCTACGCGGAAGACATGCATGCGCTGCCTCCGCCTGATTTCGACGGGCTGCCGTTGGAGAAATACTTTGTGCCGACGAAAATCCTGCCCTATCTGGCGACGCGCGGTTGTTATTGGGGCCGCTGCGAGTTCTGCGACCATGGCGAGGGCTATACGGCTGGTTATCGCACGAAGAAGATTCAGGACATTCTGGGGGAGATCCGGCATCTGCGCGATAAGTACGGGGCGAAGCATTTCCACTTCACCGACGAGTCCTACCCACCGGCGCTCTTTCGCAAGTTGGCTCGTGGCTTGATCGAGACCAAGATGGACATCGTCTGGACGACCCACATGCGGTTTGAGAAGAGCCTGCTGGAAGATCAGGTCTGGCAGGATGCGAAGGACTCCGGCTGCAAGTATCTCCACTTCGGCTATGAGTCGGGGAACGAGCGGGTGCTGAAGCTGATGGACAAGGCCACGACGACGGAGATCATGACGAAGCACTTAGAGCTCACGGCCAAGGCCGGCATCTGGAACCATTGCATGGGCTTCTTCGGCTTTCCCGGTGAAACGAAGGAAGAGGCTTGGTCTTCGGTGGAGTTTCTGGAGCAGAACAAAGACCATGTGCATTCGCTGGGCTTCGGCACCTTCGACCTGGGGCGCCACAACCCTGTGGCGAAGAACCCGGAGAAGTGGGGCGTGACCGCCTATAAGAACTCGGAATGGGACCTGGCTCTCGACTATTACTACACGGTGAAGAACGGGATGAGTATCGAAGAGGCGGAGCGGGTCTTCGAACAGTTCGAGCGGAACCATAATCCCGGTTGGGACCTGCGGCTCTTCATCCGCGAATACATCTTCCTCTACATCGCGAAGTTCGGCTTGGAGAAGTTGCAGGATCTGCAGTTCAAGGCGGCGAAGATTGTCAGCGTGGCCCCATCATTAGCTGGAAAAATGTGA
- a CDS encoding HigA family addiction module antitoxin has translation MRMKNPPHPGLSVRHDCLDPLGLSIAAGAKALGVTRQAMNNLVSGKAGISAEMAIRLEKAFGGGAETWLRIQAAYDLAQVEKQVGKIKVRRVKDALASA, from the coding sequence ATGCGTATGAAAAACCCTCCCCACCCAGGATTGTCGGTGCGGCATGACTGCCTCGACCCGCTCGGGCTCTCCATAGCAGCAGGAGCAAAGGCGCTGGGTGTCACGCGGCAGGCCATGAATAACCTGGTCAGCGGCAAGGCCGGGATTTCCGCCGAAATGGCGATCCGGCTAGAAAAAGCATTTGGCGGCGGCGCGGAAACCTGGTTACGGATACAGGCAGCCTACGATCTGGCGCAGGTAGAGAAACAGGTTGGAAAGATCAAGGTTCGGCGCGTGAAAGACGCATTGGCATCGGCCTAA